One region of Paenibacillus polymyxa M1 genomic DNA includes:
- a CDS encoding thioredoxin family protein → MERIESEQQYQDLINGDGLTVVKFDTSWCPDCKTLDKFMDGIMKENADKRFFALDAEKFQPIAEQNQVRGIPSLLVFRNGEKIAHLHSKYAKTPAQVSEYLTTLESKQ, encoded by the coding sequence ATGGAACGCATCGAATCTGAGCAGCAATATCAGGATTTAATTAATGGTGACGGTCTAACTGTCGTGAAATTTGATACCAGCTGGTGTCCAGATTGCAAGACGCTGGATAAATTTATGGACGGCATTATGAAGGAGAACGCGGATAAGCGTTTCTTTGCGCTGGATGCCGAGAAGTTTCAGCCGATTGCTGAACAAAATCAAGTACGCGGCATTCCGAGCCTGCTCGTGTTCCGAAATGGGGAGAAAATTGCTCATTTGCACAGCAAATACGCCAAAACGCCAGCTCAAGTTTCGGAATATCTGACTACGCTGGAATCTAAACAGTAA
- a CDS encoding sensor histidine kinase → MTTLLYICIGIAVAAVCTAVVAIMLYRRSIQRTMKTIENMLDAAINGSFSEDVFDESVLSAIEAKFAKFLSICSVSSKNLLAEKNKINELISDISHQTKTPVANILLYSQLLSEYELSQDTSTCVKALSAQAEKLNFLIQTLLKTSRLETGIITVAPRRESVQKLLDAALEQMMPKADAKGISVVMEDTVTHAYFDLKWTSEAVYNIMDNAIKYTETGGSMNIKVTAYDLFCRIDIIDSGIGIAEEEQGKIFTRFYRSPTVNSQEGVGIGLFLAREIIAAEGGYIKVRSRYGRGSTFSIFLSMDT, encoded by the coding sequence ATGACAACACTCCTCTATATATGTATTGGAATTGCCGTCGCTGCTGTATGCACTGCTGTGGTTGCTATCATGCTGTATCGCAGGAGCATCCAAAGAACAATGAAAACTATTGAGAACATGCTGGATGCCGCGATAAATGGCAGCTTCTCGGAGGATGTCTTTGATGAATCCGTTCTCTCTGCAATAGAAGCGAAATTTGCGAAATTTCTTTCTATTTGCTCCGTGTCTTCCAAAAATCTGCTTGCCGAAAAGAATAAAATAAATGAGCTGATTTCCGATATTTCACACCAAACGAAAACACCAGTGGCCAACATCCTGCTTTATTCTCAGCTACTTAGCGAATACGAACTATCACAGGATACCTCCACTTGTGTGAAAGCTCTATCTGCACAGGCCGAAAAGCTTAACTTCCTTATCCAGACATTGTTGAAAACATCGCGGCTTGAAACGGGGATTATCACGGTAGCGCCAAGGCGAGAATCTGTTCAAAAGCTCCTTGATGCTGCACTGGAGCAAATGATGCCAAAAGCAGACGCCAAAGGGATTTCAGTTGTTATGGAGGACACAGTTACCCATGCTTATTTTGACCTAAAGTGGACGAGTGAAGCTGTCTATAACATTATGGATAACGCCATAAAATATACAGAGACAGGCGGAAGCATGAATATAAAAGTAACGGCATACGATTTGTTTTGTCGAATTGATATTATCGATAGCGGCATAGGCATTGCAGAAGAAGAACAAGGTAAAATCTTTACCCGCTTTTATCGCTCCCCCACTGTTAACTCGCAGGAGGGTGTAGGTATTGGACTGTTTTTAGCTAGAGAAATCATCGCTGCGGAGGGGGGGTACATCAAGGTACGATCACGCTACGGCCGTGGTTCTACCTTCTCTATTTTTCTTTCTATGGATACTTAA
- a CDS encoding aldo/keto reductase: MKKNRLGSSDLLVGEIGLGCMSVGTEEQQAVYLIHEALDRGVNLLDTADLYQHGRNEEIVGSAIRGRRQDVILATKVGNRRIPGQEGWEWDPSKKYILSAVKESLRRLGTDYIDLYQLHGGTINDPIDETIEAFEQLQQEGVIRYYGISSIRPHVIREYVERSNIVSVMNQYSLLDRRAEEEVLSLLQERGISVIARGPVASGVLADKGEEKAAKGYLDYEEAELLDVRKQLKAFAGPERSMEQTAIRYSLSHTAVAAVIPGASSLGQLEHNISAADIAPLTEHERETLQQISRANRYDAQYR; the protein is encoded by the coding sequence ATGAAGAAAAACCGCCTGGGATCTTCGGATTTGCTGGTAGGTGAGATTGGCTTGGGATGTATGTCGGTCGGTACGGAGGAGCAGCAAGCCGTTTACTTGATTCATGAAGCGTTAGACAGGGGTGTAAATCTGTTGGATACGGCCGATTTGTACCAGCATGGGCGCAATGAAGAAATTGTAGGGTCAGCAATCCGTGGACGGCGGCAGGATGTCATCCTGGCGACCAAGGTCGGCAATCGGCGTATACCAGGGCAGGAGGGATGGGAATGGGACCCGTCCAAGAAATATATCCTGTCCGCCGTTAAAGAGAGTCTGCGCCGCCTGGGAACGGACTATATCGACCTGTATCAGCTGCACGGAGGGACGATTAACGATCCGATAGACGAAACGATTGAGGCTTTCGAGCAACTGCAGCAGGAGGGTGTCATCCGCTACTATGGTATTTCCTCCATTCGCCCGCATGTCATCCGTGAATATGTGGAACGCTCGAATATCGTTAGTGTTATGAATCAGTATAGTTTACTAGACCGGCGTGCAGAGGAAGAAGTATTGTCTTTGCTGCAGGAGCGGGGAATTAGCGTGATTGCACGTGGACCCGTGGCGAGCGGTGTATTGGCTGACAAGGGGGAAGAAAAGGCGGCCAAGGGATACCTAGACTACGAAGAGGCAGAGCTACTGGACGTGCGCAAGCAATTAAAGGCATTTGCAGGACCGGAGCGTAGTATGGAGCAGACGGCAATCCGTTATAGCCTGTCCCATACGGCTGTCGCGGCTGTGATTCCGGGTGCAAGCTCTTTGGGACAATTGGAGCATAATATTTCTGCAGCAGATATTGCACCGCTAACTGAGCACGAGCGAGAGACGCTACAGCAAATCAGTCGAGCCAATCGTTATGACGCGCAATACCGCTGA
- a CDS encoding iron chelate uptake ABC transporter family permease subunit — MNPKLKIGILAAAALVLIAAFVFIDLPHTWHYALPRRLKKVAAFILTGGSIAFATVIFQTVTNNKILTPGIIGLDSLYMLIQTTIIFAFGSVPWISTSKELNFLLSVGMMVLFAGLLYKLIFRKDGRGIYVLLLIGLVFGTLFNSLSTFMEVLIDPNEFAKIQDKSFASFSNVNTELLWLSVFVLVLVFAYAWRFIKYLDVLSLGREHAINLGLPYSYIIKRLLIIVAILISISTALVGPITFLGLIVANVAYQVMKTYQHRYIIPASICVSVIALAGCQLLAERVFDLSTTVSVIINFIGGVYFLYLLLRENKSW, encoded by the coding sequence ATGAATCCTAAATTAAAAATCGGAATATTAGCCGCTGCCGCGCTTGTGTTGATTGCTGCTTTTGTGTTTATCGATCTTCCGCACACCTGGCATTACGCGTTGCCGCGACGATTGAAAAAGGTCGCAGCTTTCATTCTGACAGGTGGCTCCATTGCTTTTGCGACCGTTATTTTCCAGACGGTTACGAATAATAAGATTTTGACTCCGGGTATTATCGGGCTGGATTCACTGTATATGCTGATTCAGACGACGATTATTTTTGCATTTGGTTCCGTCCCATGGATTTCGACCAGCAAAGAATTAAACTTTTTGCTGTCAGTGGGGATGATGGTGTTGTTCGCGGGATTGCTATACAAGTTAATTTTCCGCAAGGATGGACGGGGTATTTATGTACTTCTGCTGATCGGTCTGGTGTTCGGGACGCTGTTTAACAGTCTGTCTACCTTTATGGAGGTACTGATTGATCCGAACGAATTTGCGAAAATTCAGGACAAGAGCTTCGCCAGCTTTAGTAATGTAAACACCGAACTGTTATGGCTTTCTGTATTCGTGCTTGTGCTCGTATTTGCTTATGCGTGGAGATTTATTAAGTACCTGGACGTGCTGTCGCTCGGACGGGAGCATGCGATTAATTTAGGTCTCCCTTACAGTTATATCATCAAAAGATTGCTGATTATTGTAGCGATTCTCATCTCCATATCTACGGCACTTGTTGGACCGATCACGTTTCTCGGATTAATTGTGGCCAATGTGGCTTATCAGGTGATGAAGACGTATCAGCACCGTTATATTATTCCGGCCTCCATCTGTGTTAGTGTCATTGCTTTGGCAGGGTGCCAACTGCTGGCGGAAAGAGTATTCGATTTATCGACAACAGTCAGCGTCATTATTAACTTTATCGGGGGGGTGTACTTCCTGTACCTTTTGCTGCGGGAGAATAAATCATGGTAG
- a CDS encoding ABC transporter ATP-binding protein, translating to MALLKTQALKKHYGNGDTAVHALDSVNLEVESGEFVAIVGTSGSGKSTLLHMLGGLDRPTSGDVTIDGKDIFTLKDEELTIFRRRKIGFVFQNYNLVPVLNVYENIVLPIELDGKEPDKAHVDKIVHTLGLDHKMNNLPNNLSGGQQQRVAIARALAAKPAIILADEPTGNLDSKTSLDVMGLIKVSSQQFAQTMVMITHNEEIAQMADRIIRIEDGKIVGGATR from the coding sequence ATGGCTCTATTGAAAACTCAGGCATTAAAGAAGCATTACGGTAATGGAGATACTGCTGTTCATGCCTTAGACAGCGTAAATCTGGAGGTGGAAAGCGGAGAATTTGTCGCTATTGTCGGTACATCCGGGAGCGGCAAATCTACCCTTCTGCATATGCTGGGTGGACTTGATCGTCCAACAAGTGGAGACGTTACGATTGACGGCAAAGATATTTTTACATTGAAGGACGAAGAATTGACAATTTTTCGCAGACGAAAGATTGGCTTCGTGTTTCAAAATTACAACCTGGTGCCTGTCTTAAATGTCTACGAAAATATTGTGCTTCCTATTGAACTGGACGGTAAAGAACCGGACAAAGCCCACGTAGATAAAATTGTACATACCTTGGGCCTTGACCACAAAATGAATAATCTGCCAAACAATCTTTCCGGTGGACAACAGCAACGTGTAGCTATTGCCAGAGCACTGGCAGCCAAGCCCGCCATTATCTTGGCAGATGAACCCACCGGAAATCTGGACAGTAAAACGAGTCTGGATGTGATGGGATTGATCAAAGTATCCAGCCAACAGTTCGCCCAAACGATGGTGATGATTACTCATAATGAGGAAATCGCGCAGATGGCAGACCGCATCATCCGCATTGAGGACGGTAAAATAGTAGGTGGTGCGACCCGATGA
- a CDS encoding ABC transporter permease has product MKLRYLILAILVLAFASVFIGVHDVTPLDLFHLTNDQAQVLLISRFPRLISIIIAGASMSICGLIMQQLTRNRFVSPTTAGTMDAARLGVLMAIMVFGAAGFWTKMLTAFGFALGGTLIFMKILDKIRFKDPVFIPLVGLMFGGILNSVTTFFAYKYNLIQGISSWMQGDFSLIMSGRYEMLYLSVPLVALAYIYANRFTIAGMGEDFAANLGVHYKRTVNVGLVIVALVSSVVILTVGTIPFLGLVVPNLVSMYMGDNLKKSLAHTAILGAVFVLFCDILGRVIIYPYEISVGLTVGVIGSALFLYLLLRRRAYES; this is encoded by the coding sequence ATGAAATTGCGTTATTTAATACTGGCTATTCTGGTACTAGCCTTCGCCTCGGTTTTTATTGGTGTTCATGATGTAACTCCACTTGATTTGTTCCACTTAACCAACGATCAAGCGCAGGTGCTCCTGATTAGCAGATTTCCACGTTTGATCAGCATCATTATCGCAGGAGCGAGTATGAGTATCTGCGGGCTGATCATGCAGCAGCTTACCCGGAACCGATTTGTATCGCCCACCACCGCAGGGACGATGGATGCGGCACGATTAGGTGTGCTGATGGCCATTATGGTGTTTGGAGCGGCGGGATTTTGGACGAAGATGCTGACGGCTTTTGGATTTGCTCTAGGGGGAACGCTGATTTTCATGAAGATATTGGATAAAATCCGTTTCAAGGACCCGGTATTTATCCCGCTTGTTGGTCTGATGTTTGGGGGCATTTTAAATTCGGTGACGACTTTTTTTGCCTACAAATATAATCTGATCCAGGGCATTTCTTCGTGGATGCAGGGGGATTTTTCTCTAATCATGAGTGGCCGCTACGAGATGCTGTATCTTAGTGTTCCTTTGGTTGCGTTGGCGTATATATATGCGAATCGTTTTACAATTGCAGGTATGGGTGAGGATTTTGCAGCCAACTTGGGCGTACATTACAAGCGCACCGTCAATGTGGGTTTGGTGATCGTGGCTTTGGTGTCCTCTGTTGTCATCTTAACCGTCGGGACAATTCCCTTTTTGGGGCTGGTTGTACCCAATCTGGTCAGTATGTATATGGGGGATAATCTGAAAAAAAGCCTGGCTCATACAGCGATCTTGGGCGCCGTTTTTGTGCTGTTTTGCGATATTTTGGGACGGGTGATCATTTACCCATATGAAATTTCTGTAGGGCTTACGGTTGGTGTGATCGGGAGCGCGTTGTTCTTGTATTTGCTGCTGAGGAGAAGGGCTTATGAATCCTAA
- a CDS encoding ABC transporter ATP-binding protein produces MVEVKNVTKRYGNKNVVEQVSVTIPKGTITSFIGPNGAGKSTLLSMISRLTDSDEGEILIDGQAVSLTKSEELARKISILKQTNDVNIRLTVKELVSFGRFPYSKGRLNSEDRKMVEQSMAYMGLEDMKDKHIDLLSGGQRQRAFIAMILAQDTEYILLDEPLNNLDMKHSVQIMKTLRNLVDDLGKTILVVLHDINFASCYSDHIVGMKNGRLLKQGTADEMIDSQVLKDLYDMDIPIQQIGDHKICVYFT; encoded by the coding sequence ATGGTAGAAGTCAAAAACGTAACCAAACGCTACGGGAATAAAAATGTGGTGGAGCAGGTGTCCGTCACTATACCTAAAGGCACCATTACCTCCTTTATTGGACCTAACGGCGCTGGGAAAAGCACCCTGTTGTCGATGATCAGTCGCCTAACAGATAGTGATGAGGGAGAAATCCTCATTGACGGACAGGCCGTGAGCCTGACCAAAAGTGAGGAGCTAGCCCGGAAGATATCCATTTTAAAACAGACTAATGATGTCAACATCCGCTTAACCGTGAAGGAACTGGTCAGCTTCGGCCGTTTTCCGTATTCCAAGGGCAGATTGAACAGCGAGGATCGCAAAATGGTAGAGCAGTCTATGGCCTACATGGGACTGGAGGATATGAAGGACAAACATATTGATTTGCTCAGTGGGGGACAGCGGCAGCGGGCGTTTATTGCTATGATTCTGGCACAGGACACGGAATACATACTGCTGGATGAGCCGCTGAACAATTTGGATATGAAGCATTCGGTTCAGATTATGAAGACGCTGCGCAATTTAGTGGATGATCTGGGCAAAACGATTCTGGTGGTGCTTCACGACATTAACTTTGCTTCCTGCTATTCGGACCATATTGTCGGGATGAAGAATGGCAGATTGCTGAAACAAGGAACGGCTGACGAGATGATAGATAGTCAGGTATTAAAGGATTTGTACGATATGGATATTCCGATTCAACAGATCGGTGATCATAAAATTTGTGTGTACTTCACTTAG
- a CDS encoding alpha/beta hydrolase, with product MKGHVDEISLDGYLVHIYTPPVSVNHNELYPVLYVQDGSSLFLSGLDELERGFSTGELPRVMLVGIQPVNRLDDYTPWEAVALVEGRPAFGGEGDAYLAFVVTKVMPYVEAKYPVQTGLEHTGVIGASLGGLISMYAAFRYQHIFGRIGSISGSYWFPGMINYMQSASFATVMAGTHRIYISVGTREGEGKTNVQKDMVPLTLQAYEVLLTQGLDAKEVLLELDQDAVHRVDCFQRQFPKAIQWLFG from the coding sequence ATGAAGGGTCATGTAGATGAAATTTCATTAGATGGGTATCTTGTGCACATCTATACACCTCCCGTATCTGTGAATCATAATGAGCTGTATCCTGTGCTGTATGTACAGGATGGCAGCTCTTTATTTCTAAGCGGGTTGGATGAGCTGGAAAGGGGTTTTTCTACGGGAGAGCTGCCCCGTGTAATGCTGGTGGGCATTCAGCCTGTGAATCGGCTGGACGATTATACGCCTTGGGAGGCAGTTGCTTTAGTAGAGGGAAGACCTGCTTTTGGCGGTGAAGGAGATGCGTATCTGGCGTTTGTGGTTACAAAAGTAATGCCATACGTCGAGGCAAAATATCCAGTGCAAACTGGGCTAGAGCATACTGGGGTGATTGGTGCTTCGTTGGGTGGACTGATTTCCATGTATGCAGCCTTCCGTTATCAGCATATATTTGGACGTATTGGTTCGATCTCGGGTTCGTATTGGTTTCCCGGTATGATCAATTATATGCAATCTGCATCATTTGCCACTGTAATGGCTGGGACACACCGTATATATATATCTGTTGGGACCCGTGAAGGTGAAGGGAAGACGAATGTACAAAAAGATATGGTTCCGTTGACCCTCCAGGCATACGAGGTGCTGCTGACACAGGGATTGGATGCCAAAGAAGTGCTGCTTGAGCTGGATCAAGATGCGGTACATCGTGTGGATTGTTTTCAGCGTCAGTTTCCTAAGGCCATACAGTGGCTGTTCGGATAG
- a CDS encoding response regulator transcription factor, which translates to MNHILIVEDDIALSNGIVLALKEPNNVFVQTYDIATAKEQLNITAFDLVILDINLPDGNGLDLLTDIRKKTTIPVIVLTANDMETDIVTGLELGADDYITKPFSLMVLRARVGVQLKRAGYSLADSIQLGDFSFSFERMEFIKNGTPIELSKTEQKLLRILINNRGNTVSRDHLVDSIWTDGAEYVGENALSVTIKRLRDKLEDHPSSPQYIKTVYGLGYTWALK; encoded by the coding sequence ATGAATCACATACTAATCGTCGAGGACGATATCGCCTTGAGTAACGGTATTGTTCTTGCTCTTAAAGAACCTAACAACGTATTTGTGCAAACGTATGACATTGCTACTGCAAAAGAACAATTGAACATCACTGCTTTTGATTTAGTCATTCTTGATATTAATTTACCAGATGGAAACGGGCTTGATCTTTTAACAGATATACGAAAAAAAACAACTATACCCGTCATCGTTCTGACAGCGAATGATATGGAAACAGATATCGTCACTGGTCTTGAGCTGGGTGCTGACGACTATATCACCAAACCTTTCAGTCTTATGGTACTGAGAGCGAGAGTCGGCGTTCAGCTTAAAAGAGCTGGGTACTCGCTTGCAGACTCCATTCAGCTAGGCGATTTTTCCTTCTCATTTGAGAGGATGGAATTTATTAAAAATGGTACACCTATTGAACTAAGTAAAACGGAGCAAAAATTGTTGCGCATTCTAATCAACAATCGAGGAAATACCGTTTCGCGTGATCATTTGGTAGACAGCATCTGGACTGACGGGGCTGAGTATGTAGGTGAAAATGCTTTGTCAGTTACGATAAAAAGGTTGCGGGATAAATTGGAGGATCATCCCTCCTCCCCACAATATATTAAAACGGTGTATGGGCTGGGCTACACATGGGCGTTGAAATGA
- a CDS encoding siderophore ABC transporter substrate-binding protein — protein MKKNLMFLTLMLALVLIVSACGKAAPATQEATGDGSSTATTESKTVSVKHALDENPVQVKVNPKNVVVFDFGSLDTLDKLGVDVAAVAQQDLPTYLNKYKDSKYASAGTLFEPDYEKISDLSPELIIIGGRQADAYKELSKIAPTISMAVDTKDYINSFKKNVETLGQIFDKEEAAKQELAAIDSSIKAVHDKAVASKAKGLIVLTNEGSLSAYGSQSRFGIIHDAFGVTPVDPGIKVSTHGQKVSFEYVQQKNPDYIFVVDRGAVVVEEGKEQVTGKQTIENELVKKTNAYKNGHIVYLDPNYWYLSGNGLESVSEMIKEIDAAL, from the coding sequence ATGAAGAAAAATTTGATGTTTTTAACACTGATGCTTGCACTGGTACTGATCGTATCGGCCTGTGGCAAAGCGGCTCCGGCAACACAGGAAGCGACTGGCGATGGCTCCTCAACTGCAACAACGGAATCCAAAACTGTATCGGTCAAACACGCACTGGATGAAAACCCGGTCCAAGTCAAAGTCAATCCGAAGAATGTCGTTGTTTTTGATTTTGGTTCATTGGATACGCTCGATAAGCTGGGCGTAGACGTTGCGGCGGTAGCGCAGCAGGATCTTCCTACGTATTTGAACAAATATAAAGATTCCAAATATGCAAGTGCGGGCACGCTGTTTGAGCCGGATTACGAGAAAATCAGTGATCTCTCTCCTGAACTGATCATCATTGGTGGCAGACAAGCTGATGCATATAAAGAGTTGAGCAAAATTGCACCTACTATTTCGATGGCTGTAGACACCAAGGATTATATCAATTCCTTTAAGAAAAACGTTGAAACGCTGGGGCAAATCTTCGACAAAGAGGAAGCTGCCAAACAGGAACTGGCTGCGATTGATAGCTCCATTAAGGCTGTACATGACAAGGCTGTAGCGAGCAAGGCTAAAGGATTGATCGTACTGACAAATGAAGGAAGCCTGAGTGCATACGGCTCACAATCCCGCTTTGGTATCATTCATGATGCTTTTGGCGTAACTCCTGTAGATCCTGGCATTAAAGTATCGACGCATGGACAAAAGGTTTCTTTTGAATATGTACAGCAAAAAAATCCAGATTATATTTTTGTCGTTGACCGTGGGGCTGTGGTGGTCGAGGAAGGCAAGGAACAGGTTACAGGTAAACAAACCATTGAGAATGAACTGGTGAAGAAAACGAATGCTTATAAAAACGGTCATATTGTATACCTGGATCCTAACTACTGGTACCTGTCAGGTAATGGTCTGGAATCCGTATCTGAAATGATCAAGGAAATAGATGCTGCACTGTAA
- the bacA gene encoding undecaprenyl-diphosphate phosphatase, translated as MDILSSIIMGIIEGLTEFLPVSSTGHMILTADLLGLNTENDTVKTFEVIVQLGAVMAVVVLYWRRFLSLFDFRRKISSQPRLNLLHIILAMIPAGLIGVLFRDVIKQYLFGPETVLYSLVIGGLLMIAAEKFHPPIRSHTLDEITYKQAFTIGVFQVLALWPGFSRSGSTMSGGLFARVSHTAAAEFTFLVSVPVMLGASGIDMIKSMDHLSMSDFPVFAAGFITAFIVGMLAIKTFLGLLKRLSLTTFAIYRFVLAAVFFFIIL; from the coding sequence TTGGATATTTTATCATCTATTATTATGGGAATTATTGAAGGGCTGACAGAGTTTTTGCCGGTCTCTTCGACGGGTCACATGATCCTTACGGCTGATCTTCTAGGGTTGAACACCGAGAATGATACGGTCAAAACATTTGAGGTTATCGTACAATTAGGTGCTGTAATGGCGGTCGTTGTATTATACTGGCGCAGATTCCTCAGCCTGTTTGATTTCAGACGCAAAATCTCATCCCAGCCACGTTTAAACCTGTTACATATTATTTTAGCCATGATCCCTGCGGGATTAATTGGTGTACTGTTCCGTGATGTAATCAAGCAATACTTGTTTGGTCCTGAAACGGTTTTGTACAGTTTGGTCATCGGGGGCTTGCTCATGATCGCGGCTGAAAAATTCCATCCGCCTATTAGATCACATACGTTGGATGAGATCACGTACAAACAAGCCTTTACCATCGGTGTGTTCCAAGTCCTAGCTCTGTGGCCAGGCTTCTCTCGTTCAGGCTCAACTATGTCTGGGGGCCTATTCGCACGTGTAAGCCATACGGCAGCCGCAGAATTTACATTCCTCGTATCTGTTCCGGTCATGCTGGGTGCATCAGGGATTGATATGATTAAAAGTATGGATCATCTGTCTATGAGTGATTTCCCGGTGTTCGCAGCCGGCTTTATTACTGCATTTATCGTCGGTATGCTGGCAATCAAAACGTTCCTCGGTCTGCTCAAACGCTTGAGCTTGACTACGTTTGCCATCTATCGTTTCGTGCTGGCAGCTGTGTTCTTTTTCATTATTTTGTAA